A stretch of the Lactuca sativa cultivar Salinas chromosome 9, Lsat_Salinas_v11, whole genome shotgun sequence genome encodes the following:
- the LOC111886367 gene encoding protein VAPYRIN-LIKE has product MDRLVKPDVEELNLVFIRGQKCSTTFALTNLMHTMSVAVFLDTTNPTRFSFHHALVVLPPLATVSFTLFLSQSSDQPPNIAPNPDTILVHSSIVLAGNTNQENLHLLFSKSGRHIFNDATIPINFVGHDIIDFLLSSPTSKIVNHSFILSRAISFCNNHELNSLLRSAAKTGNLLFFSSLITVGADVNHRDVDRESVMSLAIRSRNVDMVRVMVESNFVIDHSVDRFLHDAACVNGVETMEVLCMNYLDIDINSVNPRGQTALHIAANHGYIEVLEFLVTLGSDSDVVDNKGWTPLHCASSEGHVAAVEFLLNSSVFVKYAVTKEGKTAIALAYENDHMDLYDMLYLRDVLHKAATVNDISGLKKCLAEGAAVNGKDQNGWTALHRAAFKGRVESVKLLLSHGARVDVEDDDGCTPLHRAVDAGHGQVAMLLVAQGARASTKSLIDHMSLKNYHSLVDPLC; this is encoded by the coding sequence ATGGACAGACTGGTCAAACCAGATGTGGAGGAGTTGAACCTAGTGTTCATCAGAGGCCAGAAATGTTCTACTACCTTTGCGTTAACCAATCTCATGCACACCATGTCAGTTGCTGTGTTTCTCGACACCACAAACCCCACTCGATTCTCCTTCCACCACGCTTTAGTCGTCCTTCCACCTCTAGCCACCGTTTCTTTCACTCTTTTCCTATCTCAATCCTCTGATCAGCCGCCAAATATTGCCCCTAATCCAGACACCATTCTCGTCCACTCATCAATCGTGCTCGCCGGAAATACCAATCAGGAAAACCTCCATCTTTTATTCTCCAAATCCGGGCGGCATATCTTCAACGACGCCACAATTCCGATCAATTTTGTTGGCCATGACATTATTGATTTCCTCCTCTCGTCTCCCACTTCTAAAATTGTTAACCATTCGTTTATTCTATCACGAGCCATTTCATTTTGCAACAATCATGAGCTCAATTCTTTATTGAGGTCAGCTGCTAAAACCGGGAACTTACTATTCTTTTCATCTTTGATAACTGTCGGTGCTGACGTGAACCACCGAGACGTGGACCGGGAGTCGGTGATGTCGTTAGCCATCCGGTCCAGAAACGTGGACATGGTTCGGGTCATGGTTGAATCCAATTTCGTGATTGACCATTCGGTTGACCGTTTTCTACATGATGCGGCGTGTGTAAATGGGGTGGAGACAATGGAAGTTTTATGTATGAATTATCTAGATATCGATATAAACTCGGTTAATCCCCGAGGCCAGACGGCTCTACATATAGCCGCAAATCATGGGTACATTGAAGTCCTTGAGTTTTTAGTTACATTAGGGAGTGATTCCGATGTTGTGGATAACAAAGGGTGGACCCCGCTTCACTGTGCTTCGAGTGAAGGCCATGTAGCGGCGGTTGAGTTCTTACTAAACTCATCGGTTTTCGTGAAGTACGCGGTGACTAAAGAGGGGAAGACTGCGATCGCTCTTGCGTACGAGAATGATCACATGGATTTATACGATATGTTGTATTTGAGAGATGTTTTGCATAAAGCTGCCACTGTAAACGATATTAGTGGATTAAAGAAATGTTTGGCAGAAGGTGCGGCGGTGAATGGCAAGGATCAGAATGGGTGGACCGCTTTACACAGAGCGGCTTTTAAGGGTCGGGTTGAAAGTGTGAAACTTTTATTGAGTCATGGTGCGCGAGTTGATGTGGAGGATGATGATGGGTGCACGCCTTTACATCGGGCGGTTGATGCGGGTCATGGTCAGGTGGCTATGCTACTAGTGGCTCAAGGTGCAAGAGCTAGTACGAAGTCTCTTATTGATCATATGTCTTTGAAGAATTATCATTCCCTTGTCGATCCTCTTTGTTAA